One genomic region from Sciurus carolinensis chromosome 2, mSciCar1.2, whole genome shotgun sequence encodes:
- the LOC124977766 gene encoding LOW QUALITY PROTEIN: olfactory receptor 4N2-like (The sequence of the model RefSeq protein was modified relative to this genomic sequence to represent the inferred CDS: inserted 1 base in 1 codon) gives MENKNSTVVTEFILLGLTQSREIQLLVFVLILIFYLIILPGNFLIILTIRSDPGLTAPLYFFLGNLAFLDASYSFIVAPRMLVDFLSERKVISYRGCITQLFFLHFLGGGEGLLLVVMAFDRYMAICRPLHYSTVMSPRACYVMLLALWLGGFIHSIIQVALILHLPFCGPNQLDNFFWDVPQVIKLACTDTFVAELLMVFNNGLMTLLCFLGLLASFAEYVXSSSEGKSKAMSTCTTHIIVIFLMFGSGIFIYTRPFRAFPADKVVSLFHTVIFPLLNPVIYTLRNQEVKASMKKLFHQHIL, from the exons ATGGAGAACAAGAACAGCACAGTGGTGACTGAATTCATCCTCCTTGGTCTGACCCAGTCTCGAGAGATTCAGCTTCTGGTCTTTGTGCTGATCCTGATTTTCTACCTCATCATCCTTCCTGGAAACTTCCTCATCATCCTCACCATAAGGTCTGACCCTGGGCTCACAGCCCCTCTCTACTTCTTCCTGGGCAACTTGGCCTTCCTGGATGCCTCCTACTCCTTCATTGTGGCTCCCAGGATGCTGGTGGACTTCCTCTCTGAGAGGAAGGTGATCTCCTACAGAGGCTGCATCACCCAGCTCTTCTTCTTGCACTTCcttggaggtggggaggggctaCTCCTTGTGGTCATGGCCTTTGACCGCTACATGGCCATCTGCCGGCCTTTGCACTACTCAACTGTCATGAGCCCTAGAGCCTGCTATGTGATGTTGCTGGCTCTGTGGCTTGGAGGCTTTATCCACTCCATTATCCAGGTGGCCCTCATCCTCCACCTGCCCTTCTGTGGCCCAAACCAGCTGGACAACTTCTTCTGGGATGTGCCACAGGTCATCAAGCTGGCCTGCACTGACACCTTTGTGGCGGAGCTCCTGATGGTCTTCAATAATGGCCTAATGACCCTCCTGTGCTTCTTGGGCCTTCTGGCCTCCTTTGCAGAGTACG GGTCTTCCTCTGAGGGGAAGAGCAAGGCCATGTCCACGTGCACCACACACATCATTGTTATCTTCCTCATGTTTGGGTCTGGCATCTTCATCTATACTCGGCCCTTCAGAGCCTTCCCAGCTGACAAGGTGGTTTCCCTCTTTCATACTGTGATCTTTCCTTTATTGAATCCTGTAATTTATACCCTCCGCAACCAGGAAGTGAAAGCTTCCATGAAGAAATTGTTTCATCAGCACATActctga